Proteins from a single region of Acidovorax sp. NCPPB 3576:
- a CDS encoding ABC transporter ATP-binding protein/permease, whose product MSVAKPYWQGDKKVAAWSLLGLLVLLMLCETQLAVMLIDRTGEMTSALAAKDRDRFWDAVRTCLMVLGFAVPVYAFYYYMRDAFSNHWRRWLTHRFLDGYLGGRRYYELNTQGGIDNPDQRISEDINTFTGRSTHFLLIFVGAGMQLVAFSTVLWSISKVLVGFLAVYALLGTVVALYVFGAPLIRLNFWQLRREADFRFGLMRLRENAESIAFYRGEAQERAQLDHSFQSVFTNYARLIKRQRSLNLFQRAFSQLTVVIPAIILADAVLSGDMEVGRAIQAAGAFAAVLAAVSLIVDNFESLSRFVAGIGRLDTLAQALLGAPARREEPAEPEAVSAARKLRRQQRREQRRRRGHAAVASGIAPSPEPASAAEAAAPDTSREIQAREGKRLAIESLTLYTPQFGRLLVKDLSLELQPGDALLITGASGCGKSSLLRAIAGLWRTGDGVVHHPPLDDVFFLPQRPYMQPGTLRSQMIYPARSTELDDAQLLQILNDVHLPELAERVGGLDATRDWEKQLSVGEQQRLAFARVLVRQPRTVILDEATSALDGANEAALYERLRASGASIISIAHRPAVLAHHTHVLQLLGEGRWALHPAEGFQFEA is encoded by the coding sequence ATGAGCGTGGCCAAGCCCTATTGGCAGGGCGACAAGAAGGTGGCGGCCTGGTCGCTGCTGGGCTTGCTCGTGCTGCTGATGCTGTGCGAGACGCAGCTGGCCGTGATGCTGATCGACCGCACGGGCGAGATGACCTCGGCCCTGGCCGCCAAGGACCGCGACCGCTTCTGGGATGCGGTGCGCACCTGCCTCATGGTGCTGGGCTTCGCGGTGCCGGTGTACGCCTTCTACTACTACATGCGCGACGCGTTCTCCAACCACTGGCGGCGCTGGCTCACGCACCGGTTCCTGGACGGCTACCTGGGCGGGCGCCGCTACTACGAGCTGAACACGCAGGGCGGCATCGACAACCCGGACCAGCGCATCAGCGAAGACATCAACACCTTCACCGGCCGCTCCACGCACTTTCTGCTGATCTTCGTCGGCGCAGGCATGCAACTCGTGGCCTTCAGCACCGTGCTGTGGTCGATCTCCAAGGTGCTGGTGGGCTTTCTGGCGGTGTATGCGCTGCTGGGCACGGTGGTGGCGCTGTACGTGTTCGGCGCGCCGCTGATCCGCCTCAATTTCTGGCAGCTGCGGCGCGAGGCGGACTTCCGCTTCGGGCTGATGCGGCTGCGCGAGAACGCCGAGTCCATCGCGTTCTACCGCGGCGAGGCGCAGGAACGCGCGCAGCTGGACCACAGCTTTCAGTCCGTGTTCACCAACTACGCGCGGCTCATCAAGCGCCAGCGCTCGCTCAACCTGTTCCAGCGCGCGTTCAGCCAGCTCACCGTGGTGATCCCCGCGATCATCCTGGCCGACGCGGTGCTGTCCGGCGACATGGAGGTGGGCCGCGCCATCCAGGCGGCCGGGGCGTTCGCGGCGGTGCTGGCCGCCGTCTCTCTGATCGTGGACAACTTCGAGAGCCTGAGCCGCTTCGTGGCCGGCATCGGCCGGCTGGACACGCTGGCGCAGGCCCTGCTGGGCGCACCGGCGCGGCGCGAGGAGCCGGCCGAGCCCGAGGCCGTGTCGGCCGCACGCAAGCTGCGCCGCCAGCAAAGGCGCGAGCAGCGGCGCCGGCGCGGCCACGCCGCCGTGGCCAGTGGCATTGCCCCTTCGCCTGAGCCGGCATCCGCCGCCGAAGCAGCAGCGCCCGACACCTCGCGCGAGATCCAGGCCAGGGAAGGCAAGCGCCTGGCCATCGAATCGCTCACGCTCTACACGCCCCAGTTCGGCCGCCTGCTGGTCAAGGACCTGTCGCTGGAATTGCAGCCGGGCGACGCGCTGCTCATCACCGGGGCGAGCGGCTGCGGCAAGAGTTCGCTGCTGCGCGCCATCGCCGGGCTGTGGCGCACGGGCGACGGCGTGGTGCACCACCCGCCGCTGGACGACGTGTTCTTTTTGCCCCAGCGCCCCTATATGCAGCCCGGCACGCTGCGCAGCCAGATGATCTACCCGGCGCGCAGCACCGAGCTGGACGACGCGCAGTTGCTTCAGATCCTGAACGACGTGCACCTGCCGGAACTGGCCGAGCGCGTGGGCGGGCTCGACGCCACGCGCGACTGGGAAAAGCAGCTGTCGGTCGGCGAGCAGCAGCGCCTGGCCTTCGCCCGCGTGCTGGTGCGCCAGCCGCGCACCGTGATCCTGGACGAAGCCACCAGCGCGCTGGACGGCGCCAACGAAGCGGCGCTGTACGAGCGGCTGCGCGCCAGCGGCGCCTCCATCATCAGCATCGCCCACCGGCCGGCGGTGCTGGCGCACCACACGCACGTGCTGCAACTGCTGGGCGAGGGCCGCTGGGCCCTGCACCCGGCCGAGGGCTTTCAGTTCGAGGCGTGA
- a CDS encoding UDP-N-acetylglucosamine 1-carboxyvinyltransferase — translation MSNLIVHGGTPLRGRITPSANKNAVLPVLCATLLTQAPLTLHGVPDITDVRKILDIFRTLGSDVRMDHASGTLDLHHKDTAFDAAAHRLPEEMRSSIMLVPPLLARFGVARLEDNVKGCTLGVREIDPHVEVFRSFGGAVERAQGSLLVRCAGPLHATHHWLDYASVTTTENFVLCAASASGVSTLNNAASEPHVQEFCRFMAMLGVRIDGIGTSRLTVHGGAALGGGEFRFDEDFHEITTFLALGAITGGDVVVRNSAPENFPLIDRTFAKFGVRIEHADGWSRAHREGPLTVQTPFTSNVLTKVEAAPWPYFPVDLLPIFIALGVRAQGNAMFWNKVYDGALGWTGELSKFGAHVFSSDPHRIVTFGGNALTPAVVESPYIIRVAIALFMVAASIDGRSEIRNATPIRRAHPRFVENLRSLGVQVEWTSEE, via the coding sequence ATGTCCAATCTCATCGTGCACGGAGGCACGCCGCTGCGTGGCCGCATCACGCCCTCCGCCAACAAGAACGCCGTGCTGCCCGTGCTGTGCGCCACGCTGCTGACGCAGGCGCCGCTCACGCTGCACGGCGTGCCCGACATCACCGACGTGCGCAAGATCCTGGACATCTTCCGCACCCTGGGCAGCGACGTGCGCATGGACCACGCCAGCGGCACGCTGGACCTGCACCACAAGGACACCGCGTTCGACGCCGCCGCCCACCGCCTGCCCGAGGAGATGCGCTCGTCCATCATGCTGGTGCCGCCGCTGCTGGCCCGCTTCGGCGTGGCGCGGCTCGAAGACAACGTGAAGGGCTGCACGCTCGGCGTGCGCGAGATCGACCCGCACGTGGAGGTGTTCCGCAGCTTCGGCGGCGCGGTGGAGCGCGCGCAGGGCTCGCTGCTCGTGCGCTGCGCCGGGCCGCTGCATGCCACCCACCACTGGCTGGACTACGCCTCGGTCACGACCACCGAGAACTTCGTGCTGTGCGCGGCCTCGGCCAGCGGCGTGTCCACGCTCAACAACGCCGCGTCGGAGCCGCACGTGCAGGAGTTCTGCCGCTTCATGGCCATGCTGGGCGTGCGCATCGACGGCATCGGCACGTCGCGCCTCACGGTGCACGGCGGCGCGGCGCTGGGGGGCGGGGAGTTCCGCTTCGACGAGGACTTCCACGAGATCACCACCTTCCTGGCGCTCGGGGCCATCACCGGCGGCGACGTGGTGGTGCGCAACAGCGCGCCGGAGAACTTCCCGCTGATCGACCGCACCTTTGCCAAGTTCGGCGTGCGCATCGAGCATGCGGACGGCTGGTCGCGCGCGCACCGCGAGGGGCCGCTCACCGTGCAGACGCCCTTCACCAGCAACGTGCTGACCAAGGTGGAGGCCGCGCCCTGGCCCTACTTTCCCGTGGACCTGCTGCCCATCTTCATCGCGCTGGGCGTGCGGGCGCAGGGCAACGCGATGTTCTGGAACAAGGTCTATGACGGGGCGCTGGGCTGGACGGGCGAGCTGTCGAAGTTCGGCGCGCACGTGTTCTCGTCCGACCCGCACCGCATCGTGACTTTCGGCGGCAATGCGCTCACGCCCGCCGTGGTGGAGAGCCCCTACATCATCCGTGTGGCCATCGCCTTGTTCATGGTGGCGGCGAGCATCGACGGGCGCTCGGAGATCCGCAACGCCACGCCCATCCGGCGCGCGCACCCGCGCTTCGTGGAAAACCTGCGCAGCCTGGGCGTGCAGGTGGAGTGGACGAGCGAGGAGTGA